A portion of the Lonchura striata isolate bLonStr1 unplaced genomic scaffold, bLonStr1.mat Scaffold_97, whole genome shotgun sequence genome contains these proteins:
- the LOC144248854 gene encoding olfactory receptor 14C36-like, with the protein MEKVARKMKMAQDTERICDYHSAVACGHHLHTPMFFFLLNLALSDLGSICTTVPKAMHNSLWDTRNISYSGCAAQLFFFMFYISAELFLLTIMCYDRYVSICKPLHYGTLLGSRACAHMAAAAWASAFLYSLLHTANTFSLPLCHGNALGQFFCEIPQILKLSCAKSYLRELGLIAVSVGLGFGCFVFIVFSYVQIFRAVLRIPSEQGRHKAFSTCLPHLAVVSLFLSTAVFAHLKPPSISSPSLDLALSVLYSVVPPALNPLIYSLRNQELKAAVRKLMTGWFQEH; encoded by the exons aggatATGTGATTACCACAG cgccgtagcctgcggccaccacctgcacacgcccatgttcttcttcctgctcaacctggccctcagcgacctgggctccatctgcaccactgtccccaaagccatgcacaattccctctgggacaccagaaacatctcctactcaggatgtgctgcacagctctttttctttatgttctACATCTCAGCAGAGCttttcctcctgaccatcatgtgctacgaccgctacgtgtccatctgtaaacccctgcactacgggaccctcctgggcagcagagcttgtgcccacatggcagcagctgcctgggccagtgcctttctctattcactgctgcacacagccaatacattttccctacccctgtgccatggcaatgccctgggccagttcttctgtgaaatcccccagatcctcaagctctcctgcgcCAAATCTtatctcagggaacttgggctcattGCAGTTAGtgtgggtttgggatttggttgttttgtgttcattgttttttcctatgtgcagatcttcagggctgtcctgaggatcccctctgagcagggacggcacaaagccttttccacctgcctccctcacctggctgtggtctctctgttcctcagcactgcagtgtttgctcacctgaagcccccctccatctcctccccatccctggatctggccctgtcagttctgtactcagtggtgcctccagccctgaaccccctcatctacagcctgaggaaccaggagctcaaggctgcagtgcggaaactgatgactggatggtttcaggaacattaa